The following coding sequences are from one Onychomys torridus chromosome 16, mOncTor1.1, whole genome shotgun sequence window:
- the Mrpl13 gene encoding 39S ribosomal protein L13, mitochondrial isoform X2: MWYLLDGKMQPPGKLAAIASKKLQGLHKPVYHQLSDCGDHVVIINTRHIAFSGNKWEQKVYSSHTGYPGGFRQVTAAQLHLKDPVAIVKLATYGMLPKNLHRRTMMQRLHLFPDEDIPEDILKNLVEELPQPRKVPKRLDEYTQEEIEAFPRVWAPPEDYRL, translated from the exons ATGTGGTATCTCTTAGATGGCAAAATGCAGCCCCCTGGCAAACTTGCAGCTATAGCCTCAAAAAAACTTCAAGGATTACATAAACCAGTGTACCATCAGCTGA GTGACTGTGGAGATCATGTTGTCATAATAAACACAAGACATATTGCATTTTCTGGAAACAAATGGGAGCAAAAAGTGTACTCCTCACATACTGG CTACCCAGGTGGATTTAGACAAGTAACAGCTGCACAGCTGCACCTGAAGGACCCAGTGGCG ATTGTGAAATTAGCTACTTATGGCATGCTGCCCAAAAACCTGCACAGAAGAACCATGATGCAAAGGTTGCATCTTTTTCCAGACGAG GATATTCCAGAAGATATTCTCAAGAACTTAGTGGAAGAGCTTCCTCAGCCACGGAAAGTGCCTAAACGGCTGGATGAGTACACCCAGGAGGAAATAGAGGCTTTCCCGAGAGTGTGGGCTCC GCCTGAAGATTATCGACTATAG
- the Mrpl13 gene encoding 39S ribosomal protein L13, mitochondrial isoform X1 yields the protein MSSFSRAPQQWATFARMWYLLDGKMQPPGKLAAIASKKLQGLHKPVYHQLSDCGDHVVIINTRHIAFSGNKWEQKVYSSHTGYPGGFRQVTAAQLHLKDPVAIVKLATYGMLPKNLHRRTMMQRLHLFPDEDIPEDILKNLVEELPQPRKVPKRLDEYTQEEIEAFPRVWAPPEDYRL from the exons ATGTCCAGCTTCTCCAGGGCGCCCCAG caatgGGCCACTTTTGCTCGAATGTGGTATCTCTTAGATGGCAAAATGCAGCCCCCTGGCAAACTTGCAGCTATAGCCTCAAAAAAACTTCAAGGATTACATAAACCAGTGTACCATCAGCTGA GTGACTGTGGAGATCATGTTGTCATAATAAACACAAGACATATTGCATTTTCTGGAAACAAATGGGAGCAAAAAGTGTACTCCTCACATACTGG CTACCCAGGTGGATTTAGACAAGTAACAGCTGCACAGCTGCACCTGAAGGACCCAGTGGCG ATTGTGAAATTAGCTACTTATGGCATGCTGCCCAAAAACCTGCACAGAAGAACCATGATGCAAAGGTTGCATCTTTTTCCAGACGAG GATATTCCAGAAGATATTCTCAAGAACTTAGTGGAAGAGCTTCCTCAGCCACGGAAAGTGCCTAAACGGCTGGATGAGTACACCCAGGAGGAAATAGAGGCTTTCCCGAGAGTGTGGGCTCC GCCTGAAGATTATCGACTATAG